A genomic window from Gemmatimonadaceae bacterium includes:
- a CDS encoding tetratricopeptide repeat protein, translating into MPSPFLSSEEYDERAHQLYNEGNYDEALALLREGLGLYPNAVELHVGVGYARLARDEFAWARRSFEEALVLDPEHEDALAGLGEVLLKLGQHNAGLKSFRRILELGYNDDIELMLQVGRALFREGFMEDAKDFFEVAVQQTPENAEAVAMVGYAQHRLGDEAAAVETLRKSLQLDPEHSEARIYLGNILYDQGEYEAALYHLDRTKPEEHWDELGIWRLLELRKSHLRLRDDDPSLRIWEQRLTELTPAPDALDEMLGEIEQRAAEQEQEDARAQLELFGALLSDLTEQKGGPARHRVIGRDGQTYDGDWDEIVAAMRDATPGQAGRSVEEFMQSEARRGYALTGTLIPTRDAESFLRASADAGLLRILA; encoded by the coding sequence ATGCCCTCTCCGTTCCTGAGTTCCGAGGAGTACGACGAGCGCGCGCACCAACTGTACAACGAAGGCAACTACGACGAGGCGCTCGCGCTACTGCGCGAGGGCCTCGGATTGTATCCCAATGCGGTGGAACTGCACGTCGGCGTGGGCTACGCGCGCCTCGCGCGCGACGAATTCGCCTGGGCGCGGCGGTCCTTCGAGGAAGCGCTGGTGCTCGACCCGGAGCACGAGGACGCCCTCGCCGGGCTCGGCGAGGTGCTGCTCAAGCTCGGCCAGCACAACGCCGGCCTGAAGAGCTTCCGGCGGATCCTCGAACTCGGCTACAACGATGACATCGAGCTGATGCTGCAGGTGGGGCGCGCCCTCTTCCGCGAAGGCTTTATGGAAGACGCCAAGGACTTCTTCGAAGTCGCGGTGCAGCAGACGCCGGAGAATGCCGAAGCCGTCGCGATGGTCGGCTATGCGCAGCACCGGCTCGGTGACGAGGCGGCCGCCGTCGAGACGCTGCGCAAGTCGCTGCAGCTCGACCCCGAGCACAGCGAGGCGCGCATCTACCTCGGCAACATCCTCTATGACCAGGGCGAGTACGAGGCCGCGCTGTACCACCTCGACCGCACCAAGCCCGAGGAGCACTGGGACGAACTCGGCATCTGGCGGCTGCTGGAGCTGCGCAAGTCGCACCTGCGCCTGCGCGACGACGACCCCTCGCTGCGCATCTGGGAGCAGCGCCTCACCGAACTCACGCCGGCGCCGGACGCGTTGGACGAGATGCTCGGCGAGATCGAGCAGCGGGCGGCGGAGCAGGAGCAGGAGGACGCGCGTGCGCAGCTCGAGCTGTTCGGCGCATTGCTCAGCGACCTCACCGAGCAGAAGGGCGGGCCGGCGCGGCACCGCGTGATCGGCCGCGACGGGCAGACCTACGACGGCGACTGGGACGAGATCGTGGCCGCGATGCGCGACGCCACGCCGGGACAGGCCGGGCGCAGCGTCGAGGAGTTTATGCAGTCCGAGGCGCGGCGCGGCTATGCTCTTACGGGCACCCTCATCCCGACCCGCGACGCGGAGAGCTTTCTCCGTGCCAGCGCCGACGCCGGCCTCTTGCGCATCCTCGCGTGA
- a CDS encoding ABC transporter ATP-binding protein, giving the protein MIALRNVGKTYRSLFGAEVRAVTSVTLEVARGEIVGIAGPNGAGKSTLINILLGLLPVDEGEVSIDGLSPRRFAQQHGVAYLPELMTFPLEWRAEETLSRMAALAGLAPAARVAAVERVIEAVGIAEHRRKKLKALSKGNLQRVGLAQALLADRDLVVFDEPTHGLDPVWTARFRDIVAGLRRPGRAMLIASHNLDELERLCDRVAIIDHGQVQRVVSVREAAGQGAPRRWRIRVAQAPDAVAAHFPGATVNGHDLECTADVAGLNAGLAAAIAGGALILAVAPAESSLEEAFRSAVTAR; this is encoded by the coding sequence GTGATCGCGCTCCGGAACGTCGGCAAGACGTACCGATCGCTTTTCGGCGCCGAGGTTCGGGCCGTCACGTCGGTGACGCTCGAGGTGGCGCGCGGCGAGATCGTCGGCATCGCGGGACCCAACGGGGCGGGCAAGAGCACGCTCATCAACATTCTGCTCGGCCTGTTGCCCGTGGACGAAGGTGAGGTGAGCATCGACGGGCTCTCGCCGCGGCGCTTCGCGCAGCAGCACGGCGTCGCCTACCTGCCCGAGCTGATGACCTTCCCGCTGGAGTGGCGCGCCGAGGAGACGCTGTCGCGGATGGCGGCGCTGGCTGGGCTTGCCCCGGCAGCGCGCGTAGCAGCCGTGGAGCGCGTGATCGAGGCGGTGGGCATCGCCGAGCACCGGCGCAAGAAGCTGAAGGCGCTGAGCAAGGGCAACCTGCAGCGCGTCGGGTTGGCGCAGGCCCTGCTCGCGGACCGCGACCTCGTGGTCTTCGACGAACCCACGCACGGGCTGGATCCCGTGTGGACGGCACGCTTCCGTGACATTGTCGCGGGGCTACGGCGTCCGGGTCGAGCGATGCTCATCGCCTCGCACAACCTCGACGAACTCGAGCGCCTCTGCGATCGCGTGGCGATCATCGACCACGGCCAGGTGCAGCGCGTGGTCTCTGTCCGCGAGGCGGCGGGGCAGGGTGCGCCGCGGCGCTGGCGCATCCGCGTAGCGCAGGCGCCGGACGCCGTCGCGGCGCACTTTCCGGGGGCGACCGTCAACGGCCACGATCTCGAGTGCACGGCCGACGTCGCCGGCCTGAACGCCGGGCTCGCCGCCGCGATCGCCGGCGGGGCCCTCATCCTCGCGGTGGCACCGGCGGAGTCCTCGCTGGAAGAAGCCTTCCGCTCTGCCGTGACGGCCAGGTGA